A single Lolium perenne isolate Kyuss_39 chromosome 6, Kyuss_2.0, whole genome shotgun sequence DNA region contains:
- the LOC127308001 gene encoding uncharacterized protein yields MGSGEGKSRKRRSSASSGEEEERERKKRRDKKESRRSSRGSDEEEERRRRKKKHGDRGKDKERDSKEKRSKEKEKSKRKDKDPDFKEISKDDYFAKSNEFAKWLKEEKGKYFSDLSSESARDIFLKFVKQWNKGKLPSQYYEGITAGPRSAHKWNIKA; encoded by the exons ATGGGCAGCGGCGAGGGCAAGTCGAGGAAGCGCCGTTCCTCCGCCTCCTCAG GGGAGGAAGAGGAGAGGGagcggaagaagaggcgggacaaGAAGGAGAGCAGGAGGAGCAGCcgcggcagcgacgaggaggaagagaggaggaggaggaagaagaagcacggCGACAGGGGCAAAGACAAAG AGAGGGATTCAAAGGAGAAGCGTtccaaggagaaggagaagagcaAGCGAAAAGACAAGGATCCT GATTTCAAAGAAATATCCAAAGATGACTACTTTGCAAAGAGCAATGAGTTCGCCAAATGGTTGAAGGAAGAAAAGGGCAAATATTTCTCTGATCTTTCTTCAGAGTCTGCTCGTGATATCTTCCTCAAGTTTGTGAAGCAATGGAACAAGGGAAAGTTACCATCACAATACTACGAGGGCATTACAGCTGGGCCACGATCAGCGCACAAATGGAACATCAAGGCGTGA
- the LOC127307999 gene encoding uncharacterized protein, whose product MTSQQAVSLYEPVAKRTRAAMKWRDWKNLPTDLVMDIADRLLTLDVAEYLRFRAACKPWRDCTDNPRASDGMDARFRPRDWIVLYRCGHPSGRTLVNVATGARANVDFPELATNHQLGTADGLLVLLHEGGNDVSVLNPLTGALIRFPPLTVDPADHPSCLPTRLLRVDPRVITGAGIDDSTSPCTLMLCLRPGAYPIVCAKPGDENWAYARVAKQGIAHMVSLVQSPVTLGGRCYFTTVSGRIMSLDLSSGSRWPLMNFFLDEDPPVTAQTTSFLVRSQDRMMMVRYMFGANLIRGGGYNATEIFMWRGRQARVEVFEVDMARRRLVPQSGVGNDHAAFLAGAGSVMVSTKKFPKIAANSVYLNYYLQQLGHFRAYRFQDRTTTQPRARKGRNRELDLCACHWELEDYLILNVANSGR is encoded by the coding sequence ATGACGTCGCAACAGGCTGTGAGCCTTTATGAGCCCGTGGCGAAACGGACCCGCGCCGCTATGAAATGGCGAGACTGGAAGAACCTGCCGACCGATCTGGTCATGGACATCGCCGACCGACTGCTCACCTTGGACGTCGCCGAGTACCTCCGCTTCCGAGCTGCGTGCAAGCCCTGGCGTGACTGCACCGACAACCCCCGCGCGAGCGATGGAATGGACGCCCGCTTCCGCCCGCGCGACTGGATCGTGCTCTACCGCTGCGGCCACCCGTCGGGCCGCACCCTCGTGAACGTGGCCACTGGTGCCCGCGCCAACGTCGACTTCCCCGAGCTCGCCACCAACCACCAACTAGGCACTGCCGACggtctcctcgtcctcctccacgAGGGCGGCAACGACGTCAGTGTCCTCAACCCGCTCACCGGCGCGCTCATCCGGTTCCCGCCCCTCACCGTCGACCCGGCCGACCACCCCTCATGCTTACCGACGCGCTTGCTCCGGGTGGACCCAAGAGTGATCACCGGCGCGGGCATCGACGACTCAACGTCCCCGTGCACGCTCATGCTCTGCCTCCGACCGGGGGCGTATCCGATCGTCTGCGCCAAGCCCGGAGACGAAAACTGGGCGTACGCGCGCGTCGCCAAGCAGGGCATCGCCCACATGGTATCACTAGTCCAGTCGCCGGTGACCTTGGGAGGGCGTTGCTACTTCACGACGGTGTCCGGCAGGATAATGTCGCTGGATCTGAGCTCGGGGTCTCGATGGCCTCTCATGAATTTCTTCCTCGACGAGGACCCGCCGGTGACCGCACAAACCACCTCCTTCCTCGTCCGGTCCCAGGACAGGATGATGATGGTGCGCTACATGTTCGGTGCCAACCTGATTCGGGGAGGTGGCTACAACGCGACAGAGATATTCATGTGGCGCGGACGCCAAGCCCGCGTGGAGGTGTTTGAGGTGGACATGGCGAGGAGACGGCTAGTCCCCCAGAGCGGGGTCGGCAACGACCATGCAGCCTTCCTCGCGGGGGCTGGCTCTGTCATGGTGTCCACAAAGAAGTTCCCTAAGATCGCCGCCAATTCGGTATACCTCAACTATTATCTGCAACAGCTTGGTCATTTCCGTGCCTACCGCTTCCAGGATCGGACGACTACGCAGCCTAGAGCCCGCAAAGGTCGAAATCGCGAGCTTGATCTTTGTGCTTGCCACTGGGAGCTGGAAGATTATCTGATCCTCAACGTGGCGAACAGTGGTCGTTGA
- the LOC127308002 gene encoding glycine cleavage system H protein 2, mitochondrial, whose product MAMATSRLLWASRAASYLKISTFPRAFSTVLKDLKYAETHEWVKVEGDSATVGITDHAQDHLGDVVYVELPEVGACVTQGSNFGAVESVKATSDINSPVSGEVVAVNEELHEKPALVNGSPYEGGWIIKVKVSDAGELNSLMDDEKYSKFCEEEDSKH is encoded by the exons ATGGCCATGGCCACCTCCAGGTTGCTCTGGGCCTCCCGCGCCGCCTCCTACCTCAAGATCTCCACCTTCCCCAGGGCCTTCTCCACCG TGCTCAAGGATCTGAAGTATGCGGAAACTCATGAATGGGTCAAGGTTGAGGGTGATTCGGCAACCGTTGGAATCACAGACCATGCCCAG GACCATTTGGGTGATGTTGTGTATGTGGAGCTACCAGAAGTTGGCGCCTGTGTAACTCAGGGAAGCAACTTTGGTGCTGTTGAAAGTGTGAAGGCAACCAGTGACATAAACTCGCCAGTATCTGGAGAGGTCGTTGCAGTGAATGAAGAACTTCATGAAAAACCAGCATTG GTCAACGGAAGTCCATATGAGGGCGGCTGGATTATCAAGGTCAAGGTCAGTGATGCAGGTGAGCTCAACTCGCTGATGGATGACGAGAAGTACTCAAAATTCTGCGAGGAAGAGGACAGCAAGCATTGA